A window of Mucilaginibacter robiniae genomic DNA:
TTTATTGATTTTGGTGGCTTTGTGGGCAGCTACATCAATTACGTACAGATCAACACCCTTTGCGGTAGTTTGTGTAAAGCTGATTTTTGTTTCATTCGTATTCCAAGTTGGCAAACCAGCGTAAAGAGGAGCAGGCAAGCCGACAATTGTATAGGTTTGACCAGTTTTTACATTTTTCAGGGTGAACCCACTAATAAAATTTTGCCGACTAAGTGCAAAGTTGTTTGGATTGATGCGTAAGCCGGCTATACGTAGTTCTGGGCGTGCTAATTCTTCAACAGAGGGGTAAGAGTTCCGGTCGCTGAGCAGCATCCATTCTCCCTTAGCATTCAGGCTTACCGAAGGGGTGGGTTTAGCCAAGAGTAAATCGGCCATTGCCTTAGGAGGCATCTGGTAGCCAGTTGCATCCTGGGCCTTTACCCATACACCGGATGCTATTAGAAGCGCACATAAAAATGTTTTTTTCATACACTGTGGAGTTGATTTGTAGTTGAGTGTGAAGGAAATTTACAGAAAAGTTCCTTTATAGTACTCGATACTTTCTAAATACCACAGCTTTTTTACATAATGTTTGTTTTTTAACTGCTATTTAGCTTTTATGCATTACAAAATTGCTAAATAGTAGTTAACCGAACTAAATATTGCTGGTATTCATCTTCATATAATACTTCAGTAGCAAAGCCAGCTTCATTCGCTACTTCAAGTAGGCTTTGCTCGTCAACATATAGCCAATTAAACCAGTTGGATTTTTGTTGTTTGTATTGATACTGATAAGCAATTTCGCCGTAATAAACCTGATTAGCAGGCAGGTTACCATCATACAAGTAAGTTACATCAGATGAATCGAAGAGTAACTGACCGCCAGGTTCTAACAAGCTTTTCATATGTAGTAGTAAAGCTGGTAAATCTTTTAGTGTTCCGGCTAAACCTATACCATTCATCAACAATAATAAAGTATCGTAAGTGGTACCTGAATAGGTGAATATATCTGCTTGCTGCACTTTGTGTACGCCACGTGCCTGCATTACATTTATGGCTAGTGGTGATATGTCTAAAGCGGTTACGTCATACCCTCGGGTTTGCAGTTCCAGTGCATGGCTGCCCGCAGCAGCGCCAATATCCAGAACTTTGCCCCGGCACTCGTTCATCGCCAGCCATTCCAAATCAGTCATGTCGTCTTCATTCCTGAAATAAATAGCCAGGTCCATGAGCTCACGTTCGCCATAACGGTTATTAATCCAGAGTTTGCCTGGAGAGTTCTGGAACTGATAGTCATACAGGGCTTTGCCTAAAACATCACTCATGTTGAATATGGGAAATAGAAAAAACTAGGTGTGCTACTGTCATATTTCTAAACGAAGCGTAAGTTTATTATAGTTAATTACCGCTTTGTATTGCATCAAGATATCGCCGCCTAATACACCCAGTACCTGCGGATGATTCAACTGCTGATAGGCTTGATTGATGGTGGACAAATCTAATACGGCTACTTCAAAGTTGAGGAGTGAAAGCTTACCTATTTTAAAGTTATTTAAAATGGCACTGTAGGATGCCATAGTTGTAGTACCTAACCCAGCCGACAAGCGTTCGGAAGCTGTAATATTCAAGCTATTCTGAACTTCTAAAAGCATTGATTGGTCAAACACTGTTTTTGATGCGCCAGTATCCAGCACTATGTTAAAACGGGTATTAAAAACGAAAGCTTCCACCAAAAGGTGGAAGCCATCATCATTTAAATCTATTACTTGTAAGGGAATGGTAGTTTTCATGAATGCTGCAAAGCTAAGCATCACTTTTCAAAGCTTTGTTTTTTAATCATGATTAGAATGGATATCCGATAGCTAAGTTAAAAACCATGCCCGGAGTAGAGGTGCTACTATTTGACCAAGGCTTCAATATTGGGAAACCAAAGTCGGTACGTAGTACTATTACACTGGCATCAAACCGTAAACCAAAGCCGGCATCAGCAGCCATTTGACTTAAAAACTTTGATGAGAAAACACCATTTTCCTGACCCGGATGGCTTCTGTAGTTCCAGATATTACCGGCATCCACAAATAAGGCGCCGTACACGATGCTGAATAGTTTAGGCCTGAACTCAATGTTACCTTCTATCTTGATATCACCTGATTGATCGGCCAGGAAAGCGTTGCTAGATGGGTTTACAGAAGTAGGATCAACAGCACCTGGGCCGATTGACCTTGCCCGGAAACCACGTAAGCTGTTTGCACCGCCAATAAAGAACTGTTGGCTATAAGGTAATATCGTGGAGTTTCCGTAAGGAATACCCAAACCTACAATTAACCGGGTTGCTATTTGGCTACTCAATCCTACTTTATGGAAGTAACGTATTTCATTCTCCAATTTAACATATTGATTAAAGTTGGTGCCAAATAAAGTTTTAGGTTTACCATTCAAAGTATCTGCTCCCATAACCAAACCCAATATATTACCGGATAAGCTAATGCGACCATTGTAATAAATGGTGTTCGTTCTGTAGGTTTCTGTAGTGTTCGTATAAGTATAACTATAGCTTGGACCGAACGTAAACTGAGGGTCGATAACGTGTTTCAAAGATGGGTTCCGTGTTTTGCGGATACTATCTGTATATACAGAATCTACCTTCAATGGATTGACGTAAGTAACATTTAATAAATTTAACTCGTGCGTTTTGTGATTGCTTT
This region includes:
- a CDS encoding class I SAM-dependent methyltransferase, whose product is MSDVLGKALYDYQFQNSPGKLWINNRYGERELMDLAIYFRNEDDMTDLEWLAMNECRGKVLDIGAAAGSHALELQTRGYDVTALDISPLAINVMQARGVHKVQQADIFTYSGTTYDTLLLLMNGIGLAGTLKDLPALLLHMKSLLEPGGQLLFDSSDVTYLYDGNLPANQVYYGEIAYQYQYKQQKSNWFNWLYVDEQSLLEVANEAGFATEVLYEDEYQQYLVRLTTI
- a CDS encoding aspartyl protease family protein, whose protein sequence is MKTTIPLQVIDLNDDGFHLLVEAFVFNTRFNIVLDTGASKTVFDQSMLLEVQNSLNITASERLSAGLGTTTMASYSAILNNFKIGKLSLLNFEVAVLDLSTINQAYQQLNHPQVLGVLGGDILMQYKAVINYNKLTLRLEI